The bacterium genome window below encodes:
- the groES gene encoding co-chaperone GroES, which produces MRIKPLNDRILVKRLEAEGKTKGGILLPETAKEKPKEGEVISVGPGKILESGKRQSLELKKGDKIIFESYAGTEIKVDGKEYLLMKEDDVLGIIEK; this is translated from the coding sequence ATGCGTATCAAACCATTAAACGATAGGATACTTGTAAAAAGGCTTGAAGCTGAAGGAAAAACAAAAGGCGGAATTCTTTTGCCCGAAACAGCTAAAGAGAAACCAAAAGAAGGAGAAGTAATTTCGGTAGGTCCGGGCAAAATATTAGAAAGCGGGAAAAGACAATCGCTTGAATTGAAAAAAGGCGATAAGATAATTTTCGAATCTTATGCAGGAACAGAAATTAAAGTGGATGGTAAAGAATATCTTCTCATGAAAGAAGACGATGTTTTAGGAATAATAGAAAAATAA
- the dnaK gene encoding molecular chaperone DnaK — translation SQRQATKDAGKIAGLEVLRIINEPTAASLAYGLDKKKSETIVVYDLGGGTFDVSILEIGEGVFEVKSTNGDTHLGGDNFDQKIMDWLADEFKKDNAIDLRKDPMALQRLKEAAEKAKCELSTSLETEINLPFITADSSGPKHLSIKLTRSQLEKLVDELIEKTITPCKQALSDAKLKPENINEVILVGGQTRMPKVQKVVKNQFKKEPHKGVNPDEVVAIGAAIQAGVLKGEVKDILLLDVTPLTFGIETFGGIRTTLIPRNTTIPTKKSEIFTTAADSQTSVEVHVLQGEREMAVDNKTIGRFQLMGIPPAPRGVPQIEVTFDIDANGILNVSAKDRATGKEQSIKIQASGGLSEEEKEKLVSEAEQHSEEDKKKKEKAEAKNKADTMVYQSEKMLKDNKDKIKPDQQKKLEEAIKQVKDAITKDDADEINKATENLNQTWHAISSELYKQTTAQAQGGAENSAGQNAKQSKQSGNSKNSAEDVVDADYKVEDEK, via the coding sequence ATTCTCAAAGACAGGCTACAAAAGATGCCGGAAAAATTGCAGGATTGGAAGTTTTGAGAATAATAAACGAACCTACTGCGGCTTCTTTGGCTTATGGATTAGATAAAAAGAAATCTGAAACCATAGTAGTATATGATCTTGGCGGAGGAACTTTTGATGTATCTATTCTTGAAATAGGCGAAGGCGTATTTGAAGTAAAATCGACAAACGGCGACACACATTTGGGCGGAGATAATTTCGACCAGAAGATTATGGATTGGTTAGCTGACGAGTTTAAAAAAGATAACGCCATAGACTTGCGTAAAGACCCAATGGCATTGCAAAGATTGAAAGAAGCGGCGGAGAAAGCCAAGTGTGAATTGTCCACTTCTTTAGAAACAGAAATAAATCTGCCATTTATTACTGCAGATTCTTCAGGACCAAAACATTTAAGTATTAAACTAACACGTTCGCAACTTGAGAAATTAGTAGATGAGCTCATAGAAAAAACAATTACTCCATGCAAACAAGCGCTTTCAGATGCCAAATTAAAACCTGAAAATATTAATGAGGTTATTCTCGTAGGTGGACAAACGAGGATGCCGAAAGTTCAGAAAGTGGTTAAAAATCAATTCAAAAAAGAGCCTCATAAAGGTGTGAACCCGGATGAAGTTGTAGCCATTGGAGCGGCTATTCAAGCAGGCGTTTTAAAAGGAGAAGTTAAAGATATACTCTTATTGGATGTAACGCCTTTGACTTTTGGAATAGAGACTTTTGGCGGCATAAGAACTACGCTAATACCAAGAAATACGACTATACCTACGAAAAAAAGCGAAATTTTTACTACAGCAGCAGATAGCCAAACTTCTGTGGAAGTTCATGTTCTCCAAGGCGAAAGAGAAATGGCTGTCGACAATAAAACTATCGGAAGATTCCAACTTATGGGGATACCTCCTGCACCAAGAGGAGTACCACAGATAGAAGTAACTTTTGATATAGATGCAAATGGTATATTGAATGTTTCTGCCAAAGATAGAGCCACTGGCAAAGAGCAAAGCATAAAAATTCAAGCTTCAGGCGGACTTTCTGAAGAAGAAAAGGAAAAACTTGTATCTGAAGCAGAACAACATTCTGAGGAAGATAAAAAGAAGAAAGAAAAAGCTGAAGCTAAAAATAAAGCTGACACAATGGTTTATCAGTCTGAAAAAATGTTGAAAGATAATAAGGACAAAATAAAACCTGACCAACAGAAAAAATTGGAAGAGGCCATCAAACAGGTAAAAGATGCTATCACCAAAGATGATGCAGATGAAATTAACAAAGCCACGGAAAACCTAAATCAAACCTGGCATGCTATTTCATCCGAACTTTACAAACAAACCACAGCTCAAGCTCAAGGCGGAGCCGAAAATTCTGCAGGACAGAACGCTAAACAGTCCAAACAAAGCGGCAATTCTAAAAATAGTGCGGAAGATGTAGTTGATGCGGATTACAAGGTCGAAGACGAAAAATAA
- a CDS encoding DegQ family serine endoprotease: MRNKIFITSVLLSLMILFSSVAIVKAEEIDSLRQLSNAFVSISEKVNPSVVSVVATTKLKISQRGMAPFDDPSFDKFRRFFGPDFFPRGNSSQEKEYEQSGMGSGVILTSDGYILTNNHVVAYNGKVADKIKVILSNGKKFDAEIKGRDPETDIAVIKINADNLPAANLGDSDKAKVGEWVLAVGNPFGLQHTVTAGIISAIGRTNMGVTQYEDFIQTDAAINPGNSGGPLVNLDGKVIGINTFIFSRNGGYMGAGFAIPINVAQNVMKQLIDKGKITRGWLGVTIQDLNEELAESLQIKQTKGVVVRQVQVDSPADKAEVNSNDIILKIDGKSIENTKQLMNIVAGLVPDTEIKVVILRDGKEISKKVKIAEKKSLQEVAEKTGSDQSQETLGIEVKELNKELTEKYKLKSRQGVVIIKVNSDSLAERAELKEGDLIVNINKYDIKNIEDYNKAVENISDKKSIEFTCIRQDRGYQWRFTTRLQLN; this comes from the coding sequence ATGAGAAATAAAATTTTTATAACAAGTGTTTTGTTAAGTTTGATGATTCTTTTTTCTTCTGTTGCTATTGTTAAAGCAGAGGAGATAGATTCTCTTCGTCAACTTTCCAATGCTTTTGTATCAATAAGCGAAAAGGTAAATCCTTCTGTGGTAAGTGTGGTGGCAACTACCAAACTTAAAATTTCTCAACGGGGTATGGCTCCTTTTGATGATCCATCTTTTGACAAATTCAGAAGATTTTTTGGACCCGACTTTTTTCCCAGAGGTAATTCATCGCAAGAAAAAGAATATGAACAATCGGGTATGGGTAGCGGAGTTATTCTAACAAGCGATGGATATATTCTTACAAATAATCATGTAGTGGCATATAATGGCAAAGTTGCAGACAAGATTAAAGTGATTCTTTCCAATGGCAAAAAATTCGATGCCGAGATAAAGGGAAGGGACCCGGAAACAGATATTGCGGTAATTAAAATAAATGCAGATAACTTACCGGCGGCAAATCTTGGTGATTCAGACAAGGCGAAAGTAGGAGAATGGGTTCTTGCCGTAGGCAATCCTTTTGGCCTGCAACATACGGTTACAGCCGGTATAATATCAGCTATCGGCAGAACTAATATGGGAGTTACTCAATATGAAGATTTTATTCAAACCGATGCCGCAATCAATCCCGGCAACAGCGGCGGACCACTCGTAAATCTTGACGGGAAAGTTATCGGAATAAACACATTTATCTTTTCCAGAAACGGGGGATATATGGGCGCAGGTTTTGCAATTCCGATAAACGTCGCACAAAACGTAATGAAACAGTTAATTGACAAAGGTAAAATTACCAGAGGGTGGCTTGGAGTAACTATTCAAGACCTGAACGAAGAACTTGCCGAATCTTTACAAATAAAGCAGACCAAAGGAGTTGTTGTCAGGCAGGTTCAAGTTGATTCTCCTGCAGATAAAGCCGAAGTCAATAGTAATGACATAATATTAAAAATAGACGGAAAATCCATAGAAAATACTAAACAATTAATGAACATTGTAGCAGGACTTGTTCCCGATACTGAAATAAAAGTCGTTATTTTAAGAGATGGGAAAGAGATTTCAAAAAAGGTAAAAATTGCAGAGAAAAAATCACTTCAAGAAGTTGCGGAAAAAACAGGTTCTGATCAATCTCAAGAAACATTGGGAATTGAAGTAAAAGAACTGAATAAAGAATTAACGGAAAAGTATAAACTTAAAAGCAGGCAAGGAGTAGTTATTATTAAAGTTAATTCTGATTCTTTAGCTGAACGCGCAGAGCTTAAAGAAGGAGATTTAATTGTAAACATAAACAAATATGATATTAAGAATATAGAGGATTACAATAAAGCTGTGGAAAATATTTCTGATAAAAAAAGTATTGAATTTACTTGTATAAGACAGGATAGGGGATATCAGTGGAGGTTTACCACTCGATTGCAACTAAACTAA
- a CDS encoding nucleotide exchange factor GrpE: MNKTHHESKTKKELIDLEHKKDEQISALVKEKEEYIDKWKRVLAELENYRKRNEKQRDEIKKFALENVLYQLLSVTDNFDRALAHISTSDSDNAIRQGVEMIYKELKNLLTQQGVKSIDALGKEYDPKLHEALEMIHEEKKGNRNKYIVVEEVLPGYTLHDRLLRPAKVKVAEKKEEPKTIKGKGNEK; the protein is encoded by the coding sequence ATGAATAAAACACATCACGAAAGTAAAACTAAAAAAGAGTTGATAGATTTGGAACACAAGAAAGACGAGCAAATATCAGCTCTGGTAAAAGAAAAAGAGGAATATATTGATAAGTGGAAAAGAGTACTTGCCGAACTTGAAAATTATCGCAAGAGAAATGAAAAACAAAGGGATGAAATAAAGAAATTTGCTCTTGAGAATGTTCTTTATCAGTTGTTAAGTGTAACTGACAATTTTGATAGAGCGCTTGCTCATATAAGCACTTCCGATTCGGATAATGCTATTAGGCAAGGCGTAGAAATGATATACAAAGAATTGAAAAATCTATTAACTCAACAAGGGGTTAAATCTATTGATGCTTTAGGTAAAGAGTATGATCCTAAGCTTCATGAAGCATTAGAAATGATTCATGAGGAAAAAAAGGGAAACAGGAATAAATATATAGTTGTTGAGGAAGTGTTACCAGGATACACCTTACATGATAGGCTCTTACGCCCCGCTAAGGTCAAAGTTGCCGAAAAAAAAGAAGAACCAAAAACAATTAAGGGAAAGGGAAATGAGAAATAA